The genomic window CCATCGCCCGCAGCGCCGCGCCCGGGTGCCGGTCCAGGTCGATCTCGGGCAGCGCGGCGTTGCCGTACCAGCCGAGCAGGAAGGCGTCCCGCTCGACGAGTTCGAGCAGGCCGAAGAGGATCGCCTCCTCCAGGCAGCTGCCGATCGCGCAGCCGTTGGAGCACTCGAAGACGAAGTTGTCGGCGGCCACCCCGGCGCTGTAGTAGCAGAGCCGGGCCGGGACCAGGATCGGGCGCTCGTCGCGCAGTGAATAGCCCTGGACCCAGGGGATCGGCCGGTCGGGGTCGAAGGGGCTGAGCATCGGGTCGTCCCGGTAGGTCCGCTCGGCGTAGAGCCCGCAGTCGCGCGGGTCGAGCGCGGCGCCCACCAGGTTGCGGTAGGCCTCGGTCAGCGGCGGCGCGGTGCGGCGGCGATGGGTGCCCGCGTACCGCTCCAGGCCCTCCAGGAAGGCGAGGTCGCGGCTGGCGGCGAAGGAGTTGGCCTGGCCGCTCCAGGTGACGTCGGTGAGCCCGGCGTAGCCGCGCATGAAGACGCTGCCCGCCACCGGCGCGGTGGTCGGCGAGGTGACGTCGGACCAGGTGCCCGCGCCGAGCACGCCGCAGACCGGGTTGGCCAGCGCCAGGGCGGGCAGCGGGTAGCCGCCCGCCGGGCGCAGCCGGTACTCCTGCTGCGCCGGCTTGGGACGCGCGACCAGCGGCAGCACCGGCCCCTCCCCGGCCTGCCCGGCGCCGGTGGCCGCGCAGGCCGGGCAGAGCGGTTCGGCCAGCAGCGGCACCGTCTGCACCCGCAGGGTCTCCAGGTCGAGCCGGCTGACCTGCGGCAGCTCGCCGTCCGGACCGGTGCCCGGTGGCCGTGCGCCGTCCGTGAGCCGGTGGAGCGCCCAGACGGCGTCCAGCGCGTACTCGGTCAGCCGCGGCCAGCCGGGGTCCACCACGGTGAGCGCCGATCCGCTCTCCAGCGCCTCCCGCTCGGTGCGGCTGCGCAGCCGCTGCCAGCGCATCGCCAGGCAGCAGCCGCAGGCGCTCGGTGCCGCGGGCGAGCCGCCCCAGGGCCCGATCAGCACGGCCCCCGAGCCCAGGTGCACGGTGGCGCCGGCCCGGTGCCGGGCCGCCTCGCCCGGCTCGGGGCGCAGCAGGTCGACGCCGCCCAGCGCGGCCACCCGCGGGGCGGGCCGGTCCTCGGCCGCGGCCCGCTCGGCCAGCCGGCGCTCCAGCAGGGCGCGGGCAGCCTCGAAGGGCAGGCCGTCGTGAGGCTGATGGATGGTCATGACTGGTTGCTCCAGCGGAAGAAGCGCCCGGCCGCCAGCGCGAAGAGCAGCGCGAAGCCCAGCAGCGCCAGGCAGTCCAGCGCCGGGACGCCCGACCCGCCGCGCCCGGCGAAGGCGTCGGTGACGCCCTCGTCGAAGTAGCGCAGCGGCAGCGCCCGGGAGAGCGTGCGCAGCCAGCTCGGCATCAGGTCGATCGGGTAGAACGCGCCGGACAGGAACGCCATCGGCACCATCACGCAGTTGGCGACCGCGGCCACCGCCTCCGGCGTGCTGGCGAGGGTGCCCACCACCAGGCCGAGCGCGGCGAAGGCCGTGATGCCGAAGAGCAGCACCGGCAGCGCCAGCGGCCAGTGGCCGGTGACGCGCAGGCCGAAGGCGGCCAGCGCGACGGCCGCGAACAGGGCCGCCTGGATCAGCCCGGTGCCCACCGCCACCAGGTAGCGGGCGCCGAGCACCGAGCCCAGCGGGGTGGGGGTGCGCCAGATCAGGCGCAGCAGGTCGTCGCGCCGCCAGTGCATCAGGGTGAAGGCGACGCCGAACAGGGCGGCGTTGCCGATCCCCCAGGAGAGCACCCCGGGCGCGATGTAGTTGATGTACGACAGGCCGCCGTTGACCGACTGCCCGTGGAAGATCAGCCCGAAGACGACCAGGAAGAGCAGCGGGAAGGCGAAGGTGAAGATCACCGAGGTGCGGTCCCGCAGGTAGGCCAGGTAGCTGGCCCGGGTGACGGCGAGGTAGGCGTTCACGCGCGGTGCTCCGATCCGGTCAGCTCCAGGTAGGCGTCCTCCAGGGTCGCGCTGCGGGTCTGGATCTCCTCCAGGTCGACCAGTTCGCCGAGCGCGACCAGCACCCGGTTGGCCGACCTGGTCCAGATCACCAGCTCGCCGCCCTCGACGGCGACCCGCTCCACCCCGGGCAGGCGCTCGGCCTCGGCGGCGGTCAGCCGGTGCAGCGGCAGGCTGAGCCGGGTGGGGGCGGCGAGCGAGCGGATCAGGTTGCCGGGGGTGTCCTGGGCCAGGATCGAGCCGTGCGCGATGATCGCCACCCGGTCGCACAGCGCCTGCGCCTCGTCCAGGTGGTGGGTGGTGCAGACGATGGTCCGACCGGCTCCGCGCAGCGTGCCCAGCACCTCCCAGAGCGAGCGCCGGGCGGCCGGGTCGAGCGCGGCGGTCGGCTCGTCCAGGAAGATCAGCTCGGGCTCGTGGACCAGCGCGGTGGCCAGCGCCAGGCGCTGGCGCTGGCCACCGGAGAGCTCGTGGACCCGGCTGTCGGCCTTCTCCCGCAGGTCGACCAGGTCGAGAGCGCGCAGCGCGGCGCCCCGGTCCAGGCGGTAGAGCGCCGCGACGGTCTCCAGGTGCTCGCGCGCGGTGAGCCGGGTGAAGAAGGCCGAGCTCTGGGTCTGGATGCCGAGGCGGCGCAGCAGCGCGGTGTTGCGCGGCCAGGGCTGCTCGCCGAGCACCGCCACCCGGCCCGCGTCCGGGGTGCGCAGGCCCTCCACGATCTCCACCAGGGTGGTCTTGCCGGCGCCGTTGGGGCCGAGCAGACCGAAGAACTCGCCGCGCGCCACGGTCAGCGAGACCCCGTCGAGCGCCTGCACGCTGCCGTACCGTTTGGTCACCCCGGCCAGTTCGACGGCGGGGGCCGAGGGGCTTGCGGCTGGACTCATCGTCACTCTCTCTGTTGCTCGCCGTGGTGCTGCTGCTCGCTGTCGTGCTGTCGCTTGCCGTCGTGCTGTCGCTCGCTGTCGTGCTTGCTCGTCCGCCGGCATCAGGTCGCCTGCCGCTTGCGGTGGGTGCGCAGGACCAGGCCGCCGGCCCACAGCGCCAGCGCGAGGGCCACCACCAGCAGCGGTGCGAGGCCGGCCACCGGCGCCCAGCCGGCCGGCAGCAGCCGGCGGGCCAGTGGCCCCAGCGCGGCGAGCGCGGTGGCCGCCAGCGCGGCGCAGCCGAGCGCGTAGCCGCCGTAGACCAGTCGCAGGCGCCGGGGGTAGCCGCTGGTCCCCGGACCGCGGCGCACCGCCGAGCGGGCCAGCAGGGCGACGAACCGGCGGCTCTCGGTGGCGAGTTGGAGGCAGTCCAGGGCGTAGCCGAGGGCCTGGTAGCCGTCCAGCGGCGGCAGCGGGACCAGGTTGGCGAAGGCCAGCACCGCGCCGAGCAGCAGCAGGCCGCCGATGAACGGCCGGGCCTGGGCGTGCGCGGGCAGCAGGTTCCAGGCGAGGTACCAGGGCAGCAGGAAGACCAGGTTGACCAGCGCGCCGGCGCAGGCGGTGGCGATCTGCTGGCGGCGCCGGGCGAAGAACTGGACGTCCTCCACCTCGCAGTACAGGTAGGTCGCCGGCAGCCGCCAGCGCAGGCCGATCTCGGTGATCCGGCCGCCGAACGCCCGGCCGACCAGGCCGTGCCCGAGCTCGTGCAGGGCCAGGCTCACCCAGAGCAGGGTGCCGACGGCGAACAGCGCCACCGGCTGGTGGAACAGCTGCCCGGTGTCCCGCAGCAGCGCGCCGGACTGTGCGGCCAGGCCGGTCAGCAGCGCGGCCACCAGGGTGAACAGGGCGGTTAGGAACCAGCGCCGGCGCAGCAGGCCGGTGGCCGCGTGCAGCCGGTCGAGCAGCGCAGGCGCGTCGGCGACCATCCGCACCCGGCCCGCCAGCACGGTGGAGCGGGCCGGCTCGGACGGCCGCCCGGCGGCCTCGGGGCCCGGCGCCGGGGCGGTGCCGAGCAGGCCGCGGCTGTGCAGCAGGCCCAGCAGCTGCTGCCACTGCGGCTCGCCGAGCCGCGCCCGGAACTGCCGCGCGTACTCCTCGCCGACCTCGGCCAGCGACCGGCTGCCGTCCAGCCGGCTGATGATGAAGTGCTCCTTGGTGCCGACCGTCAGACGACGGCCGCTGACCGGGTCCTTGAGCAGGTGCACCGGCGTGGTGCCGCGCAGCAGCGGGCGGCTGATCCGGATCTCCGGGCGGATCCGCGGTCGCAGGTCGAGCAGTTGACGCTCCGTCATGAACTCACCGCGGCCCGCGGTTCGCGCAGCGCGCGGGCCAGCACGTAGGAGAGGTAGGCCTCGTCGCGCACGGTCACCGAGAGCCGGTTGTTGGTCATGTGGGCGTAGGGGGAGAGCAGCATCGGCAGCGCCTGGGCGAGATCGGTCACCGGCAGGTCGCGGGTGCCGTCCCAGGAGCGGAAGACCAGCTCGCCGCGCTCGGCCAGGGCCGCGGCCCGGGCGCGCAGTTGGAGGCAGTGCTCCGCCCAGTCGCGCAGCAGGGTGGGCAGGCGCTCGGGCACGCCGGCGCCGATGGCCGCGCGGATGGTGTGGAACCGGTCCGCCAGCGCCTCGCCGGTGCTGCCGTAGGCGCGGTCGTAGCCCTGCTGCGCGGTGAAGTTGGTGCCCTCGAACGCCCCGTTCCAGAAGGCGTGGTAGCGGTCCAGGAAGGCCAGCAGCTGCTCCTGGTCGGGCAGGAAGCAGGCCGACATGGTCATCATCAGCTGCGCGGCCAGCCCCAGCACCACGGTGCGCAGGTGCAGGTTCATGGTGCGGGCGGCCTCGATGACCAGGTCGCTGGAGCGCTGGAAGTGCCACTCGGCGAGCGCCACTCCGGCCGGGCCGCCGTACTTGCCGTACTCCGGCTCGTACGGTTCGGCGCTGAAGGTGTTGTTCTCGCGCAGCCGCATCCGCCCGTCCGGACCGAGCAGGCGTTCGCGGTCCTCCTCGCGGTACTCCAGCTCGAAGAGGGTGTTGTAGAGCTCGGCGAAGAAGCTGTCCTTCACCTCGTAGAGGGCGGGGCGGCGGCGCAGGAAGGCCGCGATCGCCGCCTCGGCGCGCTCGGTCACCTCGCCGGCCGCCGCGGGGGTGGCAGGGCGCAGCCGCAGCCGCAGGTGCGGACCCTCCAGCCAGTAGTTGATGAAGAAGTACCCGGCGAGCAGGCCCTGTTCGGTCAGCTCCTCGACCAGCGGGCGCACGCACTGGAGCAGCAGCGGGCGCGGGCTGGCGGCGTAGAAGATGTGGAAGGCCTGCCAGTCGCCGGGGGCGCCTCCGGCGGGGTGGTCAGCCATGGCTGGGCTCTCCTTCCCGCTGCCCGGTGGCGGCGGCCGTGGTGCGGGGGACGATCTCCAGGGCCAGTTCGGCGACGTGCCGGCCCCGGGCGGAGCGCACGTGCAGCTCCTGTTCGCCGGGCAGCATCTCGGTCAGGACCAGCTCGGCCGGGCCGCCGGTGAGCAGGCCCTCCAGGGCGAGCAGCGAGAGCGGGCTGGCGAAGTCCAGGTACTGCGGCTTGACGGAGCCCAGCCGCGGGCCGGCGCCGCCCTGTGGATGCACCTGGACGAAGAGCTGCAGGGGGAGCCCGAGCCGGCGGCGCCAGCGCTGCCAGGCAAGGAACCGCCCGGCCTCGCCGCCGCCCGTCCGGGCGACCGGCAGCCCCTGTGCTGCCACCGTCCAACTAAGGCGCTGGAGAACCAGGTTGCCGTACCGCACCCGGGGGCGCCGGGTCACCCCGTCGGTGGCCGGGCCGGCGGGCACCCCGCGCCACAGCTGCGGGGTGACCCGTGAGGTGGGCGAGAAGAGCAGCAGGCTGCGCGGCACCTCGGGCAGCACCATCGGCACCAGGTAGCCCAGATAGAGCGGGATCACCTCCCGGCCCAGCCGGCGCGAGCGCAGGTGCAGCCGGTCGGCGACCGGGTCGTGCGCCACGGACAGGTCGTCGAGCCGCAGTTGGGCGGCCTCCGGGGCGGTGCTGCGCTCCCCGGGGCAGACGATCTCGTACTCCGTCAGCCGGGCGTGCAGGTTGAGGTTGGTGGTGGCCGATCCCGCGGTCACCTCGGCGAACACCGCGCCCTCGGGCTGGGCGGCCAGCAGTGCCTCGCGCAGTCGGGCGGGCAGGCCGGCGCCGTCCGGCTGGTCGAAGCAGTGGGTGAAGCGGGTGAAGGGGAAGGCCAGGCCGCCGTACGAGTGGTTGAGCACGGCCAGCGGCCCGCGTGCGCGGCGGGCCAGCTGGACGAAGTGGCTGTGCGGCGCGAACTCCTCGCCGAGCGGTGCGAGTTCGGCGGCGACGGCGGACAGGTCGGCGTCCTCCAACAGCAGCTCCTCGCTGCCGTCGGGCAGCTTGGCGAACAACTCGGCCATCCGCCGGGAGAGTTCGGTGCGGGCCCGGTCGAGGGCGGTGAGCTCGGGGCGGCCCAGCCAGTTCTCCTCGGGCAGGTAGCCGCCGTCCTCGCCCTGCTCCGGCTTGAGCGCGGTGAACTGCAGGTACTGGTTGAAGATGTCCTCGTGGAAGTCGTGCACCAGCTGGAGCAGGTCCGGGCAGCTGCCGCCGTGGCCGAAGCGGGCCAGGAAGAAGCCCTTCAGGGTGAGCCGGCGGGCCAGGCCCAGGTCGAAGACGGGCAGGATCCGGGCGAGTTCGCGCAGGCGGGCGGCGGGCTCGCGCCACTCGGCGCGGTCCGCGGCCACCTCGCCCGCCGCCACGTCCTCGTAGAGCAGGGTCTGGGGGAGCGCGGGCGCCTCTCCGCCCGCCAGCTCGCTCTGCAGGGCGGTGAGTTCCCGGCGCAGTTCGGTGAGCAGGGCGCGTCGGGTCGGCGGGTCCGCCGCCGGGTAGCGGTCGATCACGGCGGCCGGGCCCGCCAGGCGTGCCGCGGCGGCCTCGGCCCACGGCCGGTCCAGCGAGTGCAGCGCCGCCTGGAAGGCGCGCAGCGGGTCGGCGGCGTGCACATCGGTGCCGAGCGCGGGCAGTTGGAGCATGCCGACGTCGAGCAGCGCGGTCAGGTAGCGCTCGGCGTCCACGGTGCTGCCGCCGGTGCGGGCACTCAGCAGCGCGGCCAGCTCGCCGAAGCGGATCAGCGGGCGCTCGCCGAAGAACTCCAGCAGGTGCTCCAGTACTCCGCTCAGCCGCAGGAAGAAGAGCCGGTCGTGGGCGGCGTCGAAGCTCACCGCCGCGGCGGTGTCCCCGGCGGTGACCGAGCGGCGCACGTAGCGGACCCGGTCCTCGGTCAGCTCCCAGCCGGAGGCGGGCGTCAGGGGCAGGTCGCGACGGCGCCCGGGGTCGGCGGCGATCAGCTCGGCCAGCCGGGCGAGGACGACCACGTTCAGTCGGGGGTGGCTGGTCCGCCCGGGGCCGAGTTGCAGCTCCGCCTGCTCGGGAGTGGTGCCGGTCTGTTCCGCAGCGGTGCCCGTCGCGGCGGGGCTGAAGGTGCCCGCGGCGACCGCGGTGAAGGTGCTGAACGGGCTGGTCTTGCAGGCGGTCCGGTACAGGTAGGAGAGCAGCGACCGTTCCAGCTTGCGGGCGCGCTTGTCCAAGGGGGCGGCGGGATCGGCGCGTTGCCGGCGGTCCAGGCCGTCCACCAGGGAGGGGGAGGCGAGCAGCAGGCCCAGGCGCAGCTCCTCGCTCCCGGCGATCCGGCGCAACTCGTCACGAGTGGAGAGGAGTTCGGCGGCGAGCAGCGGTTCGCCGCGCTCGGCGAGCCGCGCCAGGTGGTGGCGGGCGCGCAGCCACTGGGCCAGCAGCTCGCCGGTGCTGCCGCCGAGTTCGGCCGCCAGCGCGCCGAGTTCGGCCGGCCGGTCGGGCAGCCGGTTGTTGAACACCTGCCGCCGCACCGCCAGCAGTTCGCGTCGCCGGCCGGCGTCCCCGGCCGTCCGCACCAGCGCGGAGAGCGGTTCGCTGAGCCGGGCACCCAGGTCGGCCAGTCGCTCCTCCTCGGCCAGCAACCGCTCGGCCCAGTCGAGGGATTCGGGTGCGCGCAGGGCGTGCACCGTCTCGACGGGAAGTCCGCCGACCCGCAGCATGAAGTGGTGTCCCAGGCTCTCGGGAGCCGGGTCCGGCGTTTCGGTGGTCAACTCGTCCCCCCGCACATCAGGCGATCCGGTGGTCGAAGTCGGCGGGGCTGCGGTGCTCCTGGCCGACCATCATGATCAGCATCGGCACCTCGCCGCGCTCCGTCAGCCCCAACTCCTCGGCGTAGGAGACGCAGTCGAAGCCCAGCGCCACGCCGCAGGCCAGCCGGGCCGCGGCGGTGGCGGTGTAGAGCGCCTGGGAGCAGGCGCCGACGGCCGCGTTGACCAGCCGCAGACCCCGGTCGCCCACCGCGTCCAGCACGGCGCCGGCCGGTGCCGCCACCGCGATCACCGCAGCGGCCTGCTCCAGGTTGTAGTTGGCCAGGAAGTAGGTGCGCTGCAGGAACGCGCCCGGTGCCCCGCTCCCGACCTGTCGCAGCGCGGCACGGTCGCCGCCCGGGAGGTAGGCGTAGGCGCCCGGCGCGATGCCGGTGACGTGATTGACGAAGACGTAGAGCCGGGTCAGCGGCGGTCCGTCGGGGCCCTGGGGCGTGCCGGCCTCCGCATCGGTGTCCAGGCGGGCGGCGGTCGCGGCGGCGGCCAGTGCGGTGGCCAGCTGGGCCGCGCTCATCGGCGGCTCGGCGGTGAACCGGCCGAAGCTGCTGCGCCGGGCCCGCAGGGCGGTGCGCACCCCGGCGGTGAGCGGCTGCGGGGCGGGCAGCCGGAGGTCGGCGCTACCCGCTGCCGCGTCCGGTGGGAATGGTGGGACACGGCCCAGTCCCTGCGCGAGCACGCCGGGAGCCGGTCGGTCGCTCGCACCCGCCAGGGTGGCGGCGTGCACGCGCCGCACGGTCTCGAAGTCCAGGACCGTGCGCGAGCGTTCCTGGTCCACGGCGTGCACCCGCACCTCGGCGGGGACGGCCCCGGCACGGGCCGCGGCGGCCGGCCGGCCGTGCTGCCAGCGCAGCGGGACGACGGCGAAGACGCCCTCCTCCTCGGGCGCCATGCCGAGCAGCCGGGTCAGCCTCGGCTCGTCGAACCAGAGTGCGGCACCGATGTGCAGGCCGTGCGCGCGGGCCCAGATCCGCCAGGTCTCCAGCAGCGCACCGATGTCCATGGCGACCACGTGGTACGAGAAGCTGTTGTACTTGAAGGCGTTCTGCCAGAACTTGACCCCGAGCACGAGGAACTGGTCGGTCTCCCAGCCGTCCCCCTCCTGGCTCGGCGCCCGGCCCAGCGCCGCGCGCACCTCGCCCGAGACGTCGCCGGTCAGCAGGCGCTCCATCGCATGGTGGCCGGTGGCGTAGTGGTAGACGCCGGGCGTGAACGGGCCGCTGGGCCCGCAGACCCAGTGGATGCCGATCGGGTACAGCCCGCCGCCGGAGGCGGTGCCGCGGGAGAAGTTGGCGTGGGTGGCGAACGGCAGCGAGCCCAGGTCCGAGTTGGCCTGCACGGCCAGCCGCCGCCCGGTCAGGCCGTAGGAGTCGCGGAGCATCCCGCCGAGCAGCGGCAGGGTGAACCCGCCCTGCCCGCGCGGCCCGAACAGGCCGCGCTGGACGCTGGCGCCCGGTGCCGCCGGCCCGTCCGGCAGCGGCAGGCGCTCGGCGCCGGGGTAGTACTTGCCCTTGCGCGGCCGGTCGGCCCAGTCGGGCACGAAGTCGGCCGGCTCCATCGGCACCCGGCCGCGCCGCATCACCGCGGCGGCGTACTCGTGGGCGTAGCCCATGCTGACTCCTCTCTCAGGTCTCGCTGCTTCGTCTCTCGCTGCTTCGTCGGCGCCCGGGGCCCGGGGTCCGTGCTGCTGGCCGGCTGTCGGCTCAAGGGAAGGGGTGGGGTGCCCAGTTGAGGTCGGCGTCCGACAGTTCGCGGTCGCGCAGGCCGGCCCTGAGCGGCGCGGTGCGCAGCCGGGGCATGGTCAGGGCCCGTTGCCGGCGCCAGCCGAAGTCGATCGGCAGCAGGCCGGGGACCAGCACGCTCGCGGTGCACAGGCCCAACGCGCGCTGCTCGGGCATGGTCTGGTCGACCACGATGACGTCGAAGCCCGCTCCGGTCACCGCCGCCACGCACTGCTCCAGGTCCTCCCGCAGGTCGTCGCCCGGCCGGATCGCGCCCGGACCGCGGGCCAGCGAAGCGGGGTCGGCCAGCGGCGACGAAGCCCGTGGTGACGAAGCCGGTGG from Kitasatospora sp. NBC_01250 includes these protein-coding regions:
- a CDS encoding lantibiotic dehydratase codes for the protein MLRVGGLPVETVHALRAPESLDWAERLLAEEERLADLGARLSEPLSALVRTAGDAGRRRELLAVRRQVFNNRLPDRPAELGALAAELGGSTGELLAQWLRARHHLARLAERGEPLLAAELLSTRDELRRIAGSEELRLGLLLASPSLVDGLDRRQRADPAAPLDKRARKLERSLLSYLYRTACKTSPFSTFTAVAAGTFSPAATGTAAEQTGTTPEQAELQLGPGRTSHPRLNVVVLARLAELIAADPGRRRDLPLTPASGWELTEDRVRYVRRSVTAGDTAAAVSFDAAHDRLFFLRLSGVLEHLLEFFGERPLIRFGELAALLSARTGGSTVDAERYLTALLDVGMLQLPALGTDVHAADPLRAFQAALHSLDRPWAEAAAARLAGPAAVIDRYPAADPPTRRALLTELRRELTALQSELAGGEAPALPQTLLYEDVAAGEVAADRAEWREPAARLRELARILPVFDLGLARRLTLKGFFLARFGHGGSCPDLLQLVHDFHEDIFNQYLQFTALKPEQGEDGGYLPEENWLGRPELTALDRARTELSRRMAELFAKLPDGSEELLLEDADLSAVAAELAPLGEEFAPHSHFVQLARRARGPLAVLNHSYGGLAFPFTRFTHCFDQPDGAGLPARLREALLAAQPEGAVFAEVTAGSATTNLNLHARLTEYEIVCPGERSTAPEAAQLRLDDLSVAHDPVADRLHLRSRRLGREVIPLYLGYLVPMVLPEVPRSLLLFSPTSRVTPQLWRGVPAGPATDGVTRRPRVRYGNLVLQRLSWTVAAQGLPVARTGGGEAGRFLAWQRWRRRLGLPLQLFVQVHPQGGAGPRLGSVKPQYLDFASPLSLLALEGLLTGGPAELVLTEMLPGEQELHVRSARGRHVAELALEIVPRTTAAATGQREGEPSHG
- a CDS encoding ABC transporter ATP-binding protein yields the protein MSPAASPSAPAVELAGVTKRYGSVQALDGVSLTVARGEFFGLLGPNGAGKTTLVEIVEGLRTPDAGRVAVLGEQPWPRNTALLRRLGIQTQSSAFFTRLTAREHLETVAALYRLDRGAALRALDLVDLREKADSRVHELSGGQRQRLALATALVHEPELIFLDEPTAALDPAARRSLWEVLGTLRGAGRTIVCTTHHLDEAQALCDRVAIIAHGSILAQDTPGNLIRSLAAPTRLSLPLHRLTAAEAERLPGVERVAVEGGELVIWTRSANRVLVALGELVDLEEIQTRSATLEDAYLELTGSEHRA
- a CDS encoding TOMM precursor leader peptide-binding protein, with amino-acid sequence MTIHQPHDGLPFEAARALLERRLAERAAAEDRPAPRVAALGGVDLLRPEPGEAARHRAGATVHLGSGAVLIGPWGGSPAAPSACGCCLAMRWQRLRSRTEREALESGSALTVVDPGWPRLTEYALDAVWALHRLTDGARPPGTGPDGELPQVSRLDLETLRVQTVPLLAEPLCPACAATGAGQAGEGPVLPLVARPKPAQQEYRLRPAGGYPLPALALANPVCGVLGAGTWSDVTSPTTAPVAGSVFMRGYAGLTDVTWSGQANSFAASRDLAFLEGLERYAGTHRRRTAPPLTEAYRNLVGAALDPRDCGLYAERTYRDDPMLSPFDPDRPIPWVQGYSLRDERPILVPARLCYYSAGVAADNFVFECSNGCAIGSCLEEAILFGLLELVERDAFLLGWYGNAALPEIDLDRHPGAALRAMVDRAALQGYRVRAFDNRVDLSVPVVTALAVREDGGHGTLAFAASAGFDPAATVESAVCEILTYIPHLPGQVSARPAELAAMAEDFELVRRLPDHAALFGLPEMAEHAGSYLRPSALLDPEQTYQGWLKQRPDSGDLLDDLLHCRDELVRAGFDVIAVDQTTPEQRRLGLRTVCTLVPGLLPIDFGWSRQRALRLPRLRTALRRGGLRERDLTEDELRLVPHPFP
- a CDS encoding lantibiotic dehydratase C-terminal domain-containing protein, giving the protein MADHPAGGAPGDWQAFHIFYAASPRPLLLQCVRPLVEELTEQGLLAGYFFINYWLEGPHLRLRLRPATPAAAGEVTERAEAAIAAFLRRRPALYEVKDSFFAELYNTLFELEYREEDRERLLGPDGRMRLRENNTFSAEPYEPEYGKYGGPAGVALAEWHFQRSSDLVIEAARTMNLHLRTVVLGLAAQLMMTMSACFLPDQEQLLAFLDRYHAFWNGAFEGTNFTAQQGYDRAYGSTGEALADRFHTIRAAIGAGVPERLPTLLRDWAEHCLQLRARAAALAERGELVFRSWDGTRDLPVTDLAQALPMLLSPYAHMTNNRLSVTVRDEAYLSYVLARALREPRAAVSS
- a CDS encoding nitroreductase family protein, with translation MGYAHEYAAAVMRRGRVPMEPADFVPDWADRPRKGKYYPGAERLPLPDGPAAPGASVQRGLFGPRGQGGFTLPLLGGMLRDSYGLTGRRLAVQANSDLGSLPFATHANFSRGTASGGGLYPIGIHWVCGPSGPFTPGVYHYATGHHAMERLLTGDVSGEVRAALGRAPSQEGDGWETDQFLVLGVKFWQNAFKYNSFSYHVVAMDIGALLETWRIWARAHGLHIGAALWFDEPRLTRLLGMAPEEEGVFAVVPLRWQHGRPAAAARAGAVPAEVRVHAVDQERSRTVLDFETVRRVHAATLAGASDRPAPGVLAQGLGRVPPFPPDAAAGSADLRLPAPQPLTAGVRTALRARRSSFGRFTAEPPMSAAQLATALAAAATAARLDTDAEAGTPQGPDGPPLTRLYVFVNHVTGIAPGAYAYLPGGDRAALRQVGSGAPGAFLQRTYFLANYNLEQAAAVIAVAAPAGAVLDAVGDRGLRLVNAAVGACSQALYTATAAARLACGVALGFDCVSYAEELGLTERGEVPMLIMMVGQEHRSPADFDHRIA
- a CDS encoding ABC transporter permease, whose product is MNAYLAVTRASYLAYLRDRTSVIFTFAFPLLFLVVFGLIFHGQSVNGGLSYINYIAPGVLSWGIGNAALFGVAFTLMHWRRDDLLRLIWRTPTPLGSVLGARYLVAVGTGLIQAALFAAVALAAFGLRVTGHWPLALPVLLFGITAFAALGLVVGTLASTPEAVAAVANCVMVPMAFLSGAFYPIDLMPSWLRTLSRALPLRYFDEGVTDAFAGRGGSGVPALDCLALLGFALLFALAAGRFFRWSNQS
- a CDS encoding M50 family metallopeptidase — its product is MTERQLLDLRPRIRPEIRISRPLLRGTTPVHLLKDPVSGRRLTVGTKEHFIISRLDGSRSLAEVGEEYARQFRARLGEPQWQQLLGLLHSRGLLGTAPAPGPEAAGRPSEPARSTVLAGRVRMVADAPALLDRLHAATGLLRRRWFLTALFTLVAALLTGLAAQSGALLRDTGQLFHQPVALFAVGTLLWVSLALHELGHGLVGRAFGGRITEIGLRWRLPATYLYCEVEDVQFFARRRQQIATACAGALVNLVFLLPWYLAWNLLPAHAQARPFIGGLLLLGAVLAFANLVPLPPLDGYQALGYALDCLQLATESRRFVALLARSAVRRGPGTSGYPRRLRLVYGGYALGCAALAATALAALGPLARRLLPAGWAPVAGLAPLLVVALALALWAGGLVLRTHRKRQAT